In Capsicum annuum cultivar UCD-10X-F1 chromosome 7, UCD10Xv1.1, whole genome shotgun sequence, one genomic interval encodes:
- the LOC124885819 gene encoding uncharacterized protein LOC124885819, whose product MSINLVIGRATVNIISAYAPQVGLDKKEKKEFWEVLDEVVRSIPSTEKLLVGEDFNRHIGSFPRGFEDVHGGFGFGEQNDGGAALLDFSRAFGLWIANSCFLKKEEHLIIFWEKHGDKKLYWLDKARERRDRDLDQVKCIKGEYGTVLVKDALIRERRRRAIEGGGDDLVARATTARVVTTRRRKTERAVFLDHEGGGAMKVWAVAQQRRASFFAGRRTGPLREGERRRICG is encoded by the exons ATGTCTATTAATTTGGTCATTGGAAGGGCTACGGTGAACATTATTAGTGCCTATGCCCCGCAAGTAGGTTTGgacaagaaggagaagaaggagttttgggaggttttagatgaggtaGTGAGGAGCATCCCGAGCACTGAGAAACTTCTCGTGGGAGAGGATTTCAATAGGCATATTGGGTCTTTTCCAAGAGGTTTTGAGGATGTGCATGgcggttttggttttggggagcaGAATGACGGAGGAGctgctcttttggatttttctagggcttttgggttatGGATAGCGAATTCATGCTTTCTAAAGAAGGAGGAACACcttattatttttt GGGAGAAACAcggagataagaagttgtattggCTGGATAAGGCCAGGGAGCGGAGGGATCGTGACCTTGACCAGGTAAAGTGCATCAAAGGAGAGTATGGTACAGTGTTGGTGAAAGATGctctcattagggagag GAGGAGACGGGCCATTGAAGGCGGCGGCGATGATTTGGTTGCTAGAGCAACGACGGCTAGGGTGGTTACTACTCGAAGAAGGAAAACAGAGAGGGCAGTGTTTCTGGATCATGAGGGAGGCGGTGCTATGAAGGTTTGGGCTGTTGCACAACAGCGACGAGCTAGCTTCTTTGCTGGTCGAAGAACGGGGCCGTTGAGAGAAGGAGAGAGAAGAAGGATATGCGGCTAA